Genomic DNA from Leptospira broomii serovar Hurstbridge str. 5399:
AAAGAGATTTGTGGGGAAGCAAATTCAATTACTGCACTAAACAAAGTATGAATCCAACTCAGGGAAACGGAACTTCAACGACGATTCAAACGATTAGAATTCTCATTGCCGAAGACGATCATATCAACCAGATCATTGCAAAAAGAATGTTTCAGAAATCAGGGTACGAAGTCGAAATCGTAAATAACGGACTGGAAGTATTAACCGCAATTCGTCGAAGTAAATACGATATCATCTATCTAGACCTCATTATGCCGGAATTGGGTGGATTCGAAACCGCTCGAAGATTGCGGGAGGAATTCAAAGAATCTGCGGAACCTCCATGGATAGTCGCTTTAACTGCAATGTCCTTAGCGGATGAATTCGAAGAGTATCTGGAATCCGGAATGGACTCCTTCATTTCAAAGCCTTATAAATTAGAAGATATTCGCAATTCTATAGATGATTATTTCGTAAGAAAATCCAAATAGATATTAGCAACTTCAACCGGTTTTTCCAACATAGGAACATGTCCGACATCCTTTAAAATCACCTTCGCAGAATGGGATATTCCTTTTTCCAATACTTCCGCTCCGGATACGCTAAGAACACGGTCAGTATCCCCCCAAAGAATTAATGTCTTCGATTTTATCGATTTCATATTTTCTTGAAGTGGAAATCCCTTGCGAATATCCTTAAATACGATTTTATTAAACTCGGCGTTTTTAACCGCTCTTTCCGCAAAATACCCTTTTAGAATCGAAGGAACCTTAGGCGGATTTACGAATACGAACTTCATCAATTCTTCGAACTCGTCCGCGTTGGTGACGATGAGATTATTTTTCCCATTCTCCATATTTTTGGAGAGCTCGCTTTTTATCGGGCTATTGATTCCGCTTGGAGCAAATAATCCGAGAGAAAGGATTTTTTCGGGGTGTTTAGCGGCAAAAACTCCGGAAATGCATCCGCCCATGGAATTTCCGACTATATGAAATTTATCCCAACCGATTGCCTTCGTAAATTGATCCAATCGCTCCACTTGTTGATCGATCGAATATCCTTGGTCGGTTAATTTTTCGTTCTCTCCGAAGCCGGGCAAATCCACGGCGATAATGTCGTATTTCTTGGTTAACCCTCCGGCAAACCTAGTCCAATTGTCCTTATCTCCGCCGAAGCCGTGGACCATTAGAATTTTTTCTTTGCCGCTTCCACCTTCCAAGTAAACCCAATTCCAGGGAGCTTGTTTTAGCTCCTTCTTCTCGACGTTAGACTTCCAACGCTCATATCCGAATCCGAATCGGACTAGCGTTCCCGAGCAAGAAACGAATGTTAAGCTAAATAACAAAAACGGAAGAACGATACGGGTCAAAGCGGTTTTCATCGGGGTTTCTCGCGGCTAAATTTTAAGAATAACGTTTTTTAAGTTCTCTGGCATAAGCGAGATCGTGCGTGAGTAGTCTCATCCTTTTTACAAGGTAAGTAGTAATGCTTTTATAGAATTTTAGCGCCAATTCCTTATCTTCATCCAAAGTTTTTTGGAGATGCTCAAAAGGAATTTCCAGCAATTCGCAACGTTCCATCGCTTCTACCGTTCCTGCACGCTTCCCTTGGTCCAAAAATGGAAACTCTCCAAAATGATCTCCCGTCGCAATCGTGGTCACATTTACGTCGGTTCCTTTTTCGGTCGAAGTTATAATTTTAAGAGTTCCGTACATAACGACGTAAAATGCCTTTGCTTCGTTTCCCTCTTGATACACCGATTCGCCCTGCTCTAGAACCTTGTATTTTGTTTTTTCAGCAAGCTTAGAGAGATCGTCCTTGGAGAAGCTGGAAAAAAGATAAATGCCTTGCAGAATTTCTTCGATTGAATGTTGCATAGAATTTCCTTATGAAAAACCGAGTCTGGCTTCCGGAAAAAAACCTTCAAGCTACTTTCCTGGTCGACTACCGAGAATTCAGCCATCCGAATTTCATCTCCGAAGCGTTCGGAAATTTCAATAGGAATAAAAACGTCCGAAAAATACGCCTAAAGCGGTTTCACTATTAACGGGAACGATGGGATTTCATTCCGGAATCCGAAGCGTAAACTTTATCCCATCATCCGTTTTAAAGTCCGACTTTGCACGTAATTGTCTCGTCAAGATATCGATTAATTGCAAACCGATCGAACCCGATTTTTCCAAGAAGTTACGATCGTAGGAAAAACCGTTGTCTTCGTACTTTAGTAGTAATCCGTGCTCGTCCGTTTCGAGTCGAATCCTGATTTTTCCGGTATGATCTCCCGGAAATCCATATTTAATGGAATTTGTTAAAAGCTCATTTAAGATCAATCCTAACGGTATGGCCTTTTCTACCGTTACTTTCGAAGGAAGAATCTCGAGATCCAACATGATTCTCTGCGACGCTTCGTACGTCCGAATCAAATTGAAAGAAAGAGAGCCGAAGTAATTCTTTAAATCGACATCCGTAAAATTATCGGATCGGTACAAATCGGAGTGTACTAACGCCATGGACTTTACCCGACTTTCACTTTCTAACAATACGCTCCTTAATGTCGGATCCTCGTAATTTTCATATTGTAGACCGAGTAAGCTTGCGATAACCTGCAGATTGTTTTTCACCCGATGGTGAATTTCCCGGAGCATGACCTCTTTTTCCGCGAGTGATTTTTCCAACTCCTTGGTGATCCGATTTCGTTCGGTAACGTCTCGAACGATTCCCATTGCTTTGTCGGAATCCAATAAGACTGCATTGACTTCGCAATCGATAAGAATTCCCTCTTTAGATTTAAACTTTCTTTGCAAGGTAACCGGCTTACCTACAATCAAATTAGGCATAATCTTCAATGTCTCCTGCCAACTATTCGAATCCAATACGTGCTCTAACGTGAATGAAAGAAGTTCTTCTTTCGAATAATTCAACAATTCTTCAAAACGCCGATTTACTTCAAGTAGCCGAGCCCCTCGATCGGTGATGACGATCGCGTCGGACGCATTTTCAACGATGGATCGATATTTCTTTTCGCTTTCCTCCAGCTTTTTTACCGCCTCCACTCGGTCCGTAACATCATAAAGTATCGAAAAAACCAATACCTTATCGTTCAGCCGAATCGGGCCCGTATATATCTCCATTTCCCTGATCTCGCCGTTTTTCAATCGATGCTTGAATAAAGAATAGTGACGCGACTCTAATGCGGCGCCATGCACCGCCTCGTAAACCAACTCTTGGGAGAGGATATTAATGTCGGTAATTTTCATACTCAAGAGTTCTTCTCTCGAATACCCGTAAAAAAGGCTCGCTGCTTCGTTTGCATAAACGATCTTGCCGGTCTCGGGATCCAAAATCCATTTGATGGCTTGATTCGTTTCAAAGACTTGGCGAAAGGGAAAGTCATTGGAAAATAGTTCTTTGAGCAAATTTTCCGGATATGCCTCGGAATCGGACGCGGTAGTAAGTTCCAACCAATATTGATCCTGTATTCTCTTCCATTTTGCGACCATATCCGACTCGATCGAAGTCATGGATACAAACTCGGGTTTACAACGTAAAGTCGCGCTTCCGGATTCCCCTATAACCGCTTCAGCGCCATCGAATAAATCTTCCATCGTTTTCCCTTTCCATCGGGCTTCGGGCAGGTTCATCGCAAGAATGAGACCTTCCAAACTGTGCAGAATAATCCATTGATTCATGAAGAAAAGAACGCGAGTAAATCTTGGGAAGCTGGAAAGAACAACATATTCCTAAGAGAGAGTAGTTTCACCGATAGCCTTTTTTAGAAAAGTTTTTACTTCGGGGAATTTCAGAAAAAGAACTTGCAGCCCATTCCCTCGAACGGGACTTTGCAAAAGAGTCCGCTATTATAGCGGTCGCTACAGGAATTGAAAACATGGATTTATCCTTCTTCAGCCAAAATAAAGAGCTAATCGGCATTATCATGATGCCATTCACCTATGGATTCGTCGGGTGGTTTACTAACGTAGTCGCACTGAAGATGACCTTCTATCCTCTAGAATTCGTCGGAATCCCGCCTTATCTAGGATGGCAAGGAATCGTTCCGAAGAAAGCCCAAAAGCTGGCTCTAAAATCCGTGAATATTATGACCGAGAGATTGATCAAAGTAGAGGATTTTTTTTCGAAAGTAGATCCTGAGCAACTTGAAAAGGAATTTCAGCCTGTTCTAGACGGTTTGGTGCCTTCTGCCACAAAGGAAATCATTCATCATATCAATCCGGATATGCGGAAACATCTCGAAAACGGCCATGAACAGGAAATCATAAACGCCGTTCAGGAAAAATGCGCTCATACCGTGAGGAATATCATGGTTCAGGTTAAGGAAAATGTCTCCTCCGTTTTTAATTTCCGATCTTTAGTTCTTCGCAAGCTCACGGGTCCGAATGTAAAAAGGATTGTGGATATCTTCGAGGAGGTAGGTTCAAAGGAATTTACTTTCATAGAAAGATGCGGTTGGTATCTTGGGGGGGCTTTAGGAATCCTTCAAGCCGTTCTTTGGGAATTCTTCCCCGTTTGGTGGACTCTTCCCATCCAAGGGATCATTGTAGGATATATTACGAACTGGGTCGCTTTGACCATGATCTTCCGGCCTTTGTACGAGAAACGCTTCGGCCCGATCAAATACCGTGGGCTCTTTTTAGCTAGGCAGGAAGAAGTATCTCGAAAGTATTCGAACGTGTTCGCAACGCAGGTATTGACCGCAAGAAACGTTCTGGAGGAAATCCTCTACAAAAGAGCTGCGAGAACTTTAGTAGAAACCATTCAAGAGGAAGCCGTAACTGCCGCTCATAAATTACATTTAAACGGAAATTTAGATTCCGACGACGGCAAAGGCGAAGACTCCGATTTTGAAACTACTAAGAAAGAGGTGATTCGTAATGTGAGTGATACTCTGGCGAATAGCTCCAGCAAATTAGAAAGTTATATGGGTCGAGCAATGAGCATAGAGAATAATATGTTCAAGAGAATGAAAGATCTCCCTCCGGAAGAGTTCGAGCCTATCCTTCGTTCAGCATTCCAGGAAGACGAATACGTATTGATTCTGATCGGCTCCGTGTTAGGTGCGATCGTAGGTCTCTTCCAGGGACTCTACATGCTCTACGTCGCTTAATCGTATGAAAGAAATTCGAGTCAAAGAACAGGATCCTGAAAGTTTTCTCAGAAAGCTGAGAAAGGCGGTCGCCGCCGGAGAGTTAGGGACTCTGACTAGCTTCGACCTGGAAGGGGATGATTTTTGCATCCGATTTTCCGGACTAGGGGAATCTCGGATTTGGTACAAATTGGAAAGAGTCGGCGAAGGTTTTTCCGCCACCAGACGTAAAGAAAAGATCGCTTTACTTCATCAGGCCTTTCGAGGAGAGATGGAAAAGAATCTAGGAAATATTCTGCGCCGACTCGGTGCGGATATTTCATGATTATTACAAATGTCACAGTCGCATAGGGAACCCAAGATCGCCCTACTTCCTTCCGGAATCCGGCTAGCTTACGATAAATTCCCGGGAAAATACAAGATTCCTCTTTTCTGCATTCACGGCCTCACCGGCAATTTACGGAATTTTGAACCGATCGCGCATACCCTTTCCAAGAAAGGGATCACAGTCATCACCTATGATTTGCGCGGGAGAGGCCATTCGGATAAACCCGAAGGAGAATACTCGGCAAAAATACACGCTCAGGATTTGAAAGATCTTGCCGGAGTTTTGGGATACAAACGCATTGCGGTATTGTCCCACTCCTTAGGTTGCTGGGTTACTTTACGATTGGCAGAGCTTGCTCCACAGTTCTTGAAAAAGGCAGTATTAGTCGACGGTGGCGGAGCATTATCTCCGCTGCGAAAGTTTTCGAATCTTCTAATGATTCGTTCTTCTTTGGCGAGGCTCGGCAGGATCGTCCCTAGCAAAGAGATATATCTTGCAGAAGCGAAAAAATCGCCGATTCTCTCCTCATGGAACGAGGATATTCGAAATTTCCTGCAATACGAACTCGAACCGATCGGAACACTTTCCAAATATCTAGGTCCTAACGACGAATCCGGACCGTTCGGTCCCGTTCAATGCTCGCTTCCTCCTCGAGTGGCTGAATCCGAATTACAAAGTATGGGCGGTTCCTTACACCCTATCGGAATTTTTCGCAGATTTTTAAAAAATCCGATTTCAAGCTTTCGAATATTACAAGAAAATAATCGACTTCCCTATTCCGCGATGACTTGTCCGGTATTAGTGGTTAGAGCCGGGAAACCGAATTTCAAACCGGGAGACGAATTGCTCCCCGATAGTGCGATTGAAAAAATGCGGAGAGAAATGCGGGATTTTCGGGTCTTGGAAGTTCCGGATAAAAACCATTACGAAGTGGTTTTACTCGAAGATAAATTAAGAGATAAAGAAATTTATAATTTCCTAATTCGCTAAAACGGCAGTCCGGAATCGATATCGGCGGTAATTTTTCCCTTGGTTTGAAATAAAAAATACACTAGGGCCAGGATTGCCAGAAGCACGATCCCTGCAAACCCTCGATTGTATTCTTCCTTGGAAAAAATCTCTCCCTCCCCCACGACCGGCCTGGTCTTCGGGCGCAAAGGAAATCCGTATTTCTTGGCAAGTTCTTCGATTTCAGTCAAATGAATCACCGGCACATCTTCCAATAGAAATCGAGTCATCACTGAATCGATTTTTGCCGCGCCTGGCGGAAGTGTTTTGTTAAGCCCCGGCTTAAAACTCAGCTTACCCGCCTTTGTTCCTACCGAAATGGTCCCGCCTCCTACATTGATATAAGCTTGAAACGATTCACCTTTTGCCCCGTTCGTAAATCGTCGCATCCTCTCGTCCAAGCTTGAAGTAAAAGAATCTCCGGTTAGTAGAGGAAGGGAATTACGTCTTACCGATTCGTCCAAAAGTCGTTTACCTTCAGGAGAAATACCTAGAGCCCGATCTTCCAATCCTCCGTAACTCAAAGCTATGGATCGATACGGAAAGATTTTCTCCTTGAACAACTCCCTTTCCATATCCGCCCAAAGAAATTCCGGATCGTTTGCTCCCCATTGCGAGGAGGACAAACTGGAAATCGAGACAAGCTTTAGATTCAAGGATTTTGCTGCGGCATACACACAAACATTCAGCGCGGGAAAGGAGCCGGATAAGCCGACTGCAACCGTTCCTCCGTCTTCTACACCTGCCTTCTTTAATAGATCCACGAGCAATCCCGCAAAATTCGGATTCACCGAAGTTTGCTTAGCCGTAATAATTCCGGTATTGCTTGTAACAGCCGTCAAAAAAGATCCGATCAAACCCGAGCGAGCCGGATCGAATTCCGGATCGGGAACCTGACCCCTCTCGATTCTCATATTTCGAATAAGAGTAAACGCCTCGTCCGCAGTTTTAGAGGCTTCCATTTTTTGTTCATAGAACGGCTGCCTCTGCTGAATCTTAAATGTTTCTACCAAAAATAATCCAAAGACCGAGATTCCGGCGATCAATAAATAAGTTTTCACGGAGGCGGAAGTGGGTCGCCAATAGATTTTCTTCAAGGCTGAAATTCCCCGCCTAGCATTAAAATCAAAGCCAATCTTACAATGACCGCTCCTGTCAGAAGTACACTGACGGTTTCCCAAACTCCTTGGCGGTCCATCCAAAGCGCGATCAAGCCGGGGATAATATGTCCTACGACTTTTGCTTCATCGGTAAAATGTAAAGGGGCGATCGAAATCGAAGTAAAATGATTACGTCGAAGAAACTCCTGAAACAGTGCGCCCAAAACAAATCCTGCCAGAAGTAAAAACGCGGTTTTACGTTTTCCATAAAGGATCGTAACCCCGGAAACGAGTTTCCCGAGTCCGAAAGTAAGCGCACCTAATCCGATCGTTACGAGAATGTCCAGAGGGTGATGC
This window encodes:
- a CDS encoding cyclic nucleotide-binding domain-containing protein, coding for MQHSIEEILQGIYLFSSFSKDDLSKLAEKTKYKVLEQGESVYQEGNEAKAFYVVMYGTLKIITSTEKGTDVNVTTIATGDHFGEFPFLDQGKRAGTVEAMERCELLEIPFEHLQKTLDEDKELALKFYKSITTYLVKRMRLLTHDLAYARELKKRYS
- the pgsC gene encoding poly-gamma-glutamate biosynthesis protein PgsC → MDLLTLAIGIGLFVSLAFAEFFGIAAGGLVVPGYIALQLHHPLDILVTIGLGALTFGLGKLVSGVTILYGKRKTAFLLLAGFVLGALFQEFLRRNHFTSISIAPLHFTDEAKVVGHIIPGLIALWMDRQGVWETVSVLLTGAVIVRLALILMLGGEFQP
- a CDS encoding response regulator, whose product is MNPTQGNGTSTTIQTIRILIAEDDHINQIIAKRMFQKSGYEVEIVNNGLEVLTAIRRSKYDIIYLDLIMPELGGFETARRLREEFKESAEPPWIVALTAMSLADEFEEYLESGMDSFISKPYKLEDIRNSIDDYFVRKSK
- a CDS encoding alpha/beta fold hydrolase — encoded protein: MSQSHREPKIALLPSGIRLAYDKFPGKYKIPLFCIHGLTGNLRNFEPIAHTLSKKGITVITYDLRGRGHSDKPEGEYSAKIHAQDLKDLAGVLGYKRIAVLSHSLGCWVTLRLAELAPQFLKKAVLVDGGGALSPLRKFSNLLMIRSSLARLGRIVPSKEIYLAEAKKSPILSSWNEDIRNFLQYELEPIGTLSKYLGPNDESGPFGPVQCSLPPRVAESELQSMGGSLHPIGIFRRFLKNPISSFRILQENNRLPYSAMTCPVLVVRAGKPNFKPGDELLPDSAIEKMRREMRDFRVLEVPDKNHYEVVLLEDKLRDKEIYNFLIR
- a CDS encoding sensor histidine kinase; translated protein: MNQWIILHSLEGLILAMNLPEARWKGKTMEDLFDGAEAVIGESGSATLRCKPEFVSMTSIESDMVAKWKRIQDQYWLELTTASDSEAYPENLLKELFSNDFPFRQVFETNQAIKWILDPETGKIVYANEAASLFYGYSREELLSMKITDINILSQELVYEAVHGAALESRHYSLFKHRLKNGEIREMEIYTGPIRLNDKVLVFSILYDVTDRVEAVKKLEESEKKYRSIVENASDAIVITDRGARLLEVNRRFEELLNYSKEELLSFTLEHVLDSNSWQETLKIMPNLIVGKPVTLQRKFKSKEGILIDCEVNAVLLDSDKAMGIVRDVTERNRITKELEKSLAEKEVMLREIHHRVKNNLQVIASLLGLQYENYEDPTLRSVLLESESRVKSMALVHSDLYRSDNFTDVDLKNYFGSLSFNLIRTYEASQRIMLDLEILPSKVTVEKAIPLGLILNELLTNSIKYGFPGDHTGKIRIRLETDEHGLLLKYEDNGFSYDRNFLEKSGSIGLQLIDILTRQLRAKSDFKTDDGIKFTLRIPE
- a CDS encoding alpha/beta fold hydrolase, with protein sequence MKTALTRIVLPFLLFSLTFVSCSGTLVRFGFGYERWKSNVEKKELKQAPWNWVYLEGGSGKEKILMVHGFGGDKDNWTRFAGGLTKKYDIIAVDLPGFGENEKLTDQGYSIDQQVERLDQFTKAIGWDKFHIVGNSMGGCISGVFAAKHPEKILSLGLFAPSGINSPIKSELSKNMENGKNNLIVTNADEFEELMKFVFVNPPKVPSILKGYFAERAVKNAEFNKIVFKDIRKGFPLQENMKSIKSKTLILWGDTDRVLSVSGAEVLEKGISHSAKVILKDVGHVPMLEKPVEVANIYLDFLTK
- the pgsW gene encoding poly-gamma-glutamate system protein; translation: MKKIYWRPTSASVKTYLLIAGISVFGLFLVETFKIQQRQPFYEQKMEASKTADEAFTLIRNMRIERGQVPDPEFDPARSGLIGSFLTAVTSNTGIITAKQTSVNPNFAGLLVDLLKKAGVEDGGTVAVGLSGSFPALNVCVYAAAKSLNLKLVSISSLSSSQWGANDPEFLWADMERELFKEKIFPYRSIALSYGGLEDRALGISPEGKRLLDESVRRNSLPLLTGDSFTSSLDERMRRFTNGAKGESFQAYINVGGGTISVGTKAGKLSFKPGLNKTLPPGAAKIDSVMTRFLLEDVPVIHLTEIEELAKKYGFPLRPKTRPVVGEGEIFSKEEYNRGFAGIVLLAILALVYFLFQTKGKITADIDSGLPF
- a CDS encoding DUF445 domain-containing protein; its protein translation is MDLSFFSQNKELIGIIMMPFTYGFVGWFTNVVALKMTFYPLEFVGIPPYLGWQGIVPKKAQKLALKSVNIMTERLIKVEDFFSKVDPEQLEKEFQPVLDGLVPSATKEIIHHINPDMRKHLENGHEQEIINAVQEKCAHTVRNIMVQVKENVSSVFNFRSLVLRKLTGPNVKRIVDIFEEVGSKEFTFIERCGWYLGGALGILQAVLWEFFPVWWTLPIQGIIVGYITNWVALTMIFRPLYEKRFGPIKYRGLFLARQEEVSRKYSNVFATQVLTARNVLEEILYKRAARTLVETIQEEAVTAAHKLHLNGNLDSDDGKGEDSDFETTKKEVIRNVSDTLANSSSKLESYMGRAMSIENNMFKRMKDLPPEEFEPILRSAFQEDEYVLILIGSVLGAIVGLFQGLYMLYVA